The following are encoded together in the Babesia microti strain RI chromosome II, complete genome genome:
- a CDS encoding MT-A70 (overlaps_old_locusTagID:BBM_II01255): MEVDTSESVRIDRKKKKLDKQKYSKCDKFDINKSISYRGRSRLMNDYNQHFLDTGLRPQNFIRDSDFSKRFEEYPKLDRLMKLKSEIIQARATPPMYIKANLRTFNWDSLGVRFDVILINPPWHNSHSLPTDKFCWTVAELKKIPIDRIADSPSFCFIWCGADHLEDARETLSHWKFRRCEDICWLKTNIHWKNSFHDNSNFSRCINNDTLLKRTTEHCLVGVNGIVKRDVDFHFIHSNLDTDVLIAEETDPLELLLREYEMDDLRKQLNDTNMEQIHEEINRLRMKEYEKPKELYDIIDRFCMGRRKLELFGIETSIRPGWLTIGPYLSSSNFDPINYRLWTEGDACWPEKRDYRGGRFMGTTDEIENLRPKSPPRAGGASNVRYEEYSD, from the coding sequence ATGGAGGTGGATACGAGTGAAAGTGTGCGTATTGATCGGAAAAAGAAGAAGCTAGATAAACAAAAGTATAGTaaatgtgataaatttgatataaataaatcgATAAGTTACAGAGGGCGGTCTAGGTTGATGAACGATTACAATCAACACTTCTTAGACACAGGATTGAGGCCTCAAAATTTCATTCGCGATTCCGACTTTTCCAAAAGATTTGAAGAATATCCAAAATTAGATAGattaatgaaattgaaatcTGAGATTATACAAGCAAGGGCAACTCCGCCGATGTATATAAAGGCCAACTTGCGTACATTCAATTGGGATAGTTTGGGTGTTAGATTTGAtgttatattgataaatccGCCATGGCATAACAGTCATAGTTTACCAACGGATAAATTCTGTTGGACAGTGGCAGAACTTAAGAAGATTCCCATCGATCGTATAGCAGATAGTCCTTCATTCTGTTTTATTTGGTGCGGTGCAGATCATTTGGAAGATGCTAGAGAAACACTTTCTCATTGGAAATTTAGAAGATGTGAAGACATTTGTTGGCTCAAAACAAATATCCACTGGAAAAACAGTTTCCATGACAACAGCAACTTTTCCCGTTGCATAAACAATGATACACTCCTAAAACGTACAACTGAGCACTGTTTGGTAGGTGTAAATGGAATTGTAAAAAGAGATGTAGATTTCCATTTTATCCACTCAAATTTGGATACCGACGTGTTAATTGCAGAGGAAACAGATCCTTTAGAGCTTTTGTTGAGAGAATACGAAATGGATGATTTGAGGAAACAACTAAACGATACTAATATGGAGCAAATTCATGAGGAAATCAATCGGTTAAGAATGAAGGAATATGAGAAACCAAAAGAATTGTATGATATCATCGATAGGTTTTGTATGGGTAGACGAAAGTTGGAATTATTTGGCATAGAAACTTCAATTAGACCTGGGTGGCTTACAATTGGTCCTTATCTAAGTagttcaaattttgatccaATTAACTACCGCCTTTGGACAGAAGGGGATGCTTGCTGGCCCGAAAAACGTGACTACCGCGGTGGTAGATTCATGGGTACTACAGATGAAATTGAGAATCTTAGACCAAAATCGCCCCCCAGGGCAGGAGGTGCTTCAAATGTTAGATATGAAGAGTATTCTGACTAA
- a CDS encoding F-type H+-transporting ATPase subunit beta (overlaps_old_locusTagID:BBM_II01245) encodes MARKLLFKALQRSILHNNNFNASRRHLSVARSSATSGNGYIAQVIGAIVDVKFDGSPPPILNALTIDTKEGKLSLEVAQHLGDGIARTISMGPTEGLMRGQPVIDTGAPILVPVGDCTLGRIMNVTGEPLDMCGPMNEKKRLSIHRPAPQFAQQMTDEALLITGIKVVDLLAPYAKGGKIGLFGGAGVGKTVLIMELINNVAKKHGGYSVFAGVGERTREGNELYHEMMETGVIKKKALGGGKFDFSGSKAALVYGQMNEPPGARARVALTGLTVAEYFRDEQGQDVLLFIDNIYRFTQAGSEVSALLGRIPSAVGYQPTLATDLGCLQERITTTKSGSITSVQAVYVPADDITDPAPATTFTHLDATTVLSRPIAELGIYPAVDPLDSTSRMLSANIVGNEHYSVARSVQKILQDYKSLQDIIAILGMDELSEQDKNIVARARKMQRFLSQPFQVAEVFTGKPGRFVELEDTIAGARDIIAGNCDEFPEMAFYMVGGIEEVKQKAMDMAAETL; translated from the coding sequence ATGGCTAGGAAGCTACTGTTTAAGGCGTTACAACGTAGcatattacataataaCAACTTTAATGCATCAAGAAGACACCTTTCTGTGGCAAGAAGTTCTGCCACTTCTGGTAATGGATATATAGCCCAAGTCATTGGTGCCATTGTGGatgtcaaatttgatgGTTCTCCGCCTCCGATTCTAAATGCACTGACGATAGATACCAAGGAAGGCAAATTGTCGTTAGAAGTTGCCCAACATTTAGGCGATGGAATAGCAAGGACTATTTCTATGGGCCCAACTGAAGGACTTATGCGGGGTCAGCCCGTTATTGATACTGGAGCGCCTATATTAGTCCCAGTAGGGGATTGTACCCTAGGCAGAATCATGAATGTTACAGGAGAGCCATTGGACATGTGTGGGCCAATGAATGAAAAGAAGAGGTTATCTATACACAGGCCAGCTCCACAATTTGCCCAGCAAATGACAGATGAAGCTCTTCTTATTACTGGGATAAAAGTGGTAGATTTGCTAGCTCCCTATGCCAAGGGAGGGAAGATCGGACTTTTTGGTGGTGCTGGTGTCGGCAAGACGGTTTTGATCATGGAACTGATTAATAATGTGGCCAAAAAGCATGGCGGTTACTCTGTTTTTGCAGGTGTAGGTGAAAGGACGAGGGAGGGTAATGAATTGTACCATGAAATGATGGAGACAGGTGTTATAAAGAAAAAGGCACTAGGTGGTGGGAAGTTTGATTTCAGTGGATCTAAAGCAGCGCTGGTCTATGGACAAATGAACGAGCCACCTGGGGCCCGTGCTAGAGTGGCACTAACTGGATTAACAGTCGCAGAATATTTCCGTGACGAACAAGGACAAGACGTGTTGTtgtttattgataatatttaccGATTTACTCAGGCAGGGTCTGAGGTTTCAGCCTTGCTAGGCCGTATACCTTCAGCTGTGGGATACCAGCCTACATTGGCAACAGATCTTGGCTGTTTACAAGAACGAATTACTACGACCAAATCTGGTTCAATCACCAGTGTACAAGCTGTGTATGTGCCAGCAGATGATATTACTGATCCAGCGCCTGCCACAACTTTTACTCACTTGGACGCTACTACTGTACTTAGCAGGCCAATTGCTGAACTCGGTATTTATCCAGCGGTAGACCCGTTGGATTCAACAAGCCGTATGCTAAGCGCGAACATTGTGGGAAATGAACACTATAGTGTAGCCCGTTCCGTGCAGAAGATACTGCAAGATTACAAATCGCTTCAGGACATTATTGCCATTTTGGGTATGGATGAACTGTCGGAACAAGACAAAAATATAGTAGCCCGAGCAAGGAAGATGCAAAGGTTCTTATCACAGCCATTCCAAGTGGCGGAAGTTTTTACTGGTAAACCGGGAAGATTTGTGGAATTGGAAGATACAATTGCCGGGGCACGAGATATAATTGCGGGTAATTGTGATGAGTTTCCCGAGATGGCATTTTATATGGTAGGAGGCATTGAGGAGGTGAAGCAGAAGGCGATGGACATGGCTGCTGAAACATTGTAG
- a CDS encoding hypothetical protein (overlaps_old_locusTagID:BBM_II01240), with protein MINDDEFIANYESKYVTNKQSKREIFSNTFEDGQDLFDLLDSITKSDCLPKKLKKNTLPSTDVTKAGKNVVTSLSPDRESPTKGLNLESDEEICYSNDNSKELPFDYTKKRKLPNITKNKNGKTVDIKSNDNSLRDEKWIVCKGKVISQLNRLSEGNISIVIEELTKLISLLNIQSGKLPYEISKDLAELIILFSISNEQLQPSVIMTYTGIISWLSSLVPEIGYIFIGNLHDLVQESTTTLVNANSNDDKIIASKKSIAKNCIISLASLFHFGMLDIELLCDIIHIITDCDMNDELSYVIITLIRYFGHVVHIKSPQIIQQILSQIQTKIDEYKTTCIDYSKSVVRFLELEICERKLKCNTLPLDNLKETLKRHCNISVFVSKVNFYNFINSPHRHIDPSKALKYISTDYSQLPTGQSNETKKLLSKASSLGLSNSTQKSVFLTLMRSHDSAQAFKIITDNFPSKNNILNIVKTVITCLLAERQFNPFYIQVIEQLNKFGNKAWNKSFKYTLRCTIHNQYINTDKFSKRKKRILQMAISHMNDKKLIDEHAVKSVENDRISNNNFDE; from the exons ATGATTaatgatgatgaatttatcgcaaattaCGAATCCAAatatgttacaaataaGCAATCCAAACGTGAGATTTTCTCCAACACCTTTGAAGATGGCCAAGACCTGTTTGACTTATTAGATTCTATAACTAAAAGTGATTGTTTACCTAAGAAACTAAAGAAAAATACCTTACCTTCTACAGATGTTACTAAAGCGGGCAAAAATGTAGTAACATCTCTATCGCCAGATCGAGAATCGCCAACCAAGGGGTTGAACCTGGAATCTGATGAAGAAATTTGTTATTCAAATGACAATTCCAAAGAATTGCCATTTGATTACACCAAGAAGAGAAAATTGCCTAACATAACTAAGaataaaaatggcaaaactgtggatataaaatcaaatgaCAATTCATTAAGGGATGAAAAGTGGATAGTATGCAAAGGAAAGGTAATTTCCCAATTAAATCGTCTCTCCGAGGGAAATATAAGCATCGTTATTGAAGAATTGACTAAACTAATTTCATTACTCAAT ATACAATCAGGGAAGCTACCTTATGAAATTTCCAAAGATTTAGCGGAATTAATTATTCTATTCTCAATATCAAATGAACAATTACAACCTTCAGTTATCATGACATACACTGGAATAATTAGTTGGTTATCATCATTAGTGCCCGAA ATtggatatatatttattggaaATCTGCATGATTTGGTACAAGAGTCCACTACTACATTAGTGAACGCAAATtcaaatgatgataaaataatagCCAGTAAAAAGTCAATTGCAAA aaattgcATAATATCATTAGCATCCCTGTTCCACTTTGGAATGCTAGATATCGAATTATTGTGcgatattatacatataattactGATTGTGATATGAATGATGAATTATCCTATGTGATAATAACTttaattagatattttggaCACGTTGTACATATTAAATCTCCACAAATCATCCAACAGATTTTGTCACAAATTCAGAccaaaattgatgaatataaaacaaCTTGCATTGATTATTCTAAGA GTGTTGTTAGGTTTTTGGAGTTGGAAATATGCGAGcgtaaattaaaatgtaatACGCTACCCCTCGATAATCTAAAGGAGACTCTTAAAAGGCATTGCAATATTTCCGTGTTTGTATCAAAGGTCAATTTTTACAACTTTATCAATTCTCCACATAGGCATATTGATCCTTCAAAAGCTTTAAAGTACATATCTACTGATTATTCACAATTGCCCACCGGCCAATCCAATGAAACAAAAAAACTGTTGTCCAAAGCTTCCTCTCTTGGATTGTCCAATAGTACACAAAAGTCCGTGTTTTTGACATTAATGCGCTCACATGATTCCGCTCAAGCctttaaaattatcacagaCAATTTCCCatctaaaaataat ATATTAAATATCGTGAAGACAGTGATAACATGTCTTCTTGCTGAAAGACAGTTCAACCCCTTCTACATACAAGTTATTGAACAGcttaataaatttggcaataaGGCCTGGAATAAAAGCTTCAAATACACGCTTCGCTGTACTATacataatcaatatattaacacggataaattttcaaagaGGAAGAAGAGGATTCTACAAATGGCCATTAGTCATATG AATGACAAGAAATTAATCGACGAACATGCTGTTAAATCAGTTGAAAATGACAGAATTAGTaacaacaattttgatgaatga
- a CDS encoding conserved Plasmodium protein, unknown function (overlaps_old_locusTagID:BBM_II01260), which yields MTLEPRNEATDGTSVRYFTRSSIPGNRVGRRWNFDENIYYNEPEWLPEDDEQPDDFEIKDVYDYPLHKTHKNIEKRAPVKKSLVPLINITRCAYITHVPGIQETDLEYLNKWYQKYWRAINSSEFNYINLSDYIKNDILYNYKDPVKIQMYLGAQKILYNTGTIGDGIKHGGSESMSKSPNFRHFFSLALKNPVSLNSLIIMTNCVIMMKETLQDHDAQLIIVDVLLSCYPCALENFVKLGGVSHIKAYLDYLASNSVLDAHTNYLLKCFSLLGQLDITLDVLKQSKIGIPVNIIASGKINPKGTVQYECSDIGVKVKAADLIKRWKSIRDEAIQKPLKNTVKITPSGTNNNATSSSVNKDTKNLCFAKGVGNCDKPSNGEGKGSFVLNILDTLVEEHEKGRKRKQELRNAHKSTSSRKLEKKIARDSILVDSTVDKNSIWKNGPSDTVHGNHSRNYAKYSVDYNQQNSTSVMIPVGIPVITNPSSEPLHHIPQMSSVDHSYNKLPQQHVMPISNVQNADMQLVPPTINYNGVVNRSVNYHSHSNIEEGDSMGSSETAKVQSLLNFFRTNEANKMGCQGSAQ from the exons TTGCCTGAGGACGACGAACAGCCTGATGACTTTGAAATAAAAGATGTATACGACTATCCATTGCATAAAACtcataaaaatatagaGAAAAGAGCACCAGTTAAAAAATCCCTAGTTCCATTAATCAACATTACCCGCTGTGCTTATATCACTCATGTGCCAGGGATACAGGAAACTGACTTAGAGTATTTGAACAAATGGTATCAGAAATACTGGCGTGCGATAAATTCCAGCGAATTTAACTACATTAATTTGAGcgattatattaaaaatgacattttgTATAACTATAAAGATCCTGTTAAG ATTCAAATGTATCTTGGGGCACAGAagattttatataatactGGTACTATTGGTGACGGAATTAAACATGGAGGAAGTGAATCTATGTCTAAAAGCCCAAATTTTAGACACTTTTTTTCATTAGCTCTAAAGAATCCAGTATCACTTAATTCATTG aTAATCATGACCAATTGTGTGATAATGATGAAAGAAACACTACAAGATCATGATGCACAACTCATAATTGTCGATGTGTTACTAAGTTGCTACCCCTGTGcattggaaaattttgtaaaattggGTGGGGTTTCACATATCAAAGCCTATCTAGACTATTTGGCATCAAATAGTGTCCTGGATGCccatacaaattatttgttgaagTGTTTTAGTTTGTTGGGGCAACTCGATATTACATTGGATGTGTTGAAGCAATCTAAA ATTGGTATACCTGTTAATATAATTGCTTCGGGGAAGATCAACCCCAAGGGAACTGTACAATACGAATGTTCAGACATTGGAGTCAAGGTTAAGGCTGCAGATTTGATTAAGAGGTGGAAATCTATCAGGGATGAAGCG atCCAAAAACCACTAAAAAATACTGTTAAAATTACGCCTAGCGGTACAAATAATAACGCCACGTCAAGTTCTGTGAATAAAGACACCAAAAATCTCTGCTTTGCAAAAGGAGTGGGGAATTGTGATAAACCCTCTAATGGTGAAGGAAAAGGTTCATTTGTGCTTAATATCTTGGACACTCTTGTGGAAGAGCATGAAAAGGGGAGGAAGAGGAAACAAGAACTTAGGAATGCTCACAAATCAACCAGTTCGCGTAAATTGGAGAAGAAAATCGCAAGAGACTCTATTCTCGTCGATTCTACTGTGGATAAGAATTCTATTTGGAAAAATGGGCCTTCAGATACAGTGCATGGTAATCACAGCCGAAACTATGCTAAGTATTCTGTTGATTATAACCAACAAAATAGTACATCAGTCATGATTCCTGTCGGCATCCCCGTAATAACAAATCCCTCATCAGAGCCATTACACCATATCCCGCAAATGTCCAGTGTTGATCACTCATATAACAAACTTCCCCAGCAACATGTTATGCCAATTAGTAATGTACAAAATGCTGATATGCAGCTCGTACCACCcacaataaattacaatgGTGTAGTAAATCGATCGGTTAATTATCATTCACATTCAAATATCGAAGAAGGCGATAGTATGGGCAGCAGTGAGACTGCAAAAGTTCAGTCtctattgaatttttttagGACTAATGAAGCTAATAAAATGGGTTGTCAAGGTAGCGCACAGTAA
- a CDS encoding glycine hydroxymethyltransferase (overlaps_old_locusTagID:BBM_II01250) yields MRPYTIKGIVTFISANILYARTKQHISSEMSPQMCFNDHVGLMEYDPEMYNLIKCEEHRIKSSIDLIASENFVSTAVMECLGSCLTFKYSEGTVGKRFYGGCDVVDKVEQLCKDRALKAFGLDPKVWDVNVQALSGSPANISVLIGLLNLHDKIMGLNLTSGGHLTHGYYMGHKTINATSKLFNSLSYELDPQTGLIDYQQLDKLAKMFCPKLIIAGASSYSRFINYSKFREICDSVGAYLMADISHISGLVAAGLHPSPFDHCDVVTSTTHKTLKGPRAGLIFFNTQKNADIKAKIDGGVFPMMQGGPHNNTIAGIATQLKQVMSPEWKEYAATIIRCAKRLASELTNMGFDILTGGTDNHTVILSLRKYGLTGSKGQTICDSVNITLSKTTIPGDTSPHNPSGVRLGTAALVSRGCKEEDMVTVAAFLKESFDLARDLQDKYGKMLKDFIKGVEESDKVKDLRARVEEWALKFPTPGI; encoded by the exons ATGCGGCCCTACACCATTAAAGGCATAGTAACTTTTATTTCAGCTAACATATTATATGCTCGAACTAAACAACATATTTCATCAGAAATGAGTCCACAAATGTGTTTTAATGATCATGTTGGTCTTATGGAATATGACCCAGAAATGTATAATCTCATCAAATGTGAGGAACACAGAATTAAATCAAGTATCGACTTAATTGCATCGGAG aattttGTGAGCACTGCAGTTATGGAATGTCTCGGCTCCTGTCTGACATTCAAATATTCCGAAGGTACTGTTGGCAAGAGGTTTTATGGAGGATGCGATGTGGTAGATAAAGTTGAGCAGTTATGCAAAGATAGGGCTCTCAAGGCATTTGGATTAGATCCTAAAGTTTGGGATGTGAATGTTCAGGCCCTATCTGGATCCCCAGCTAATATTAGTGTATTGATTGGACTATTAAATCTTcatgataaaataatgGGTTTAAACTTAACCTCGGGAGGACATTTGACACATGGTTATTATATGGGCCATAAGACTATCAATGCCACCTCCAAACTGTTCAATTCTCTGTCATACGAATTAGACCCACAAACTGGTTTGATAGACTACCAACAATTAGACAAATTGGCTAAGATGTTTTGCCCCAAACTCATTATAGCAGGTGCCTCCTCATATTCGAG ATTTATTAACTACAGTAAATTCAGGGAAATTTGCGATTCAGTAGGTGCTTATCTAATGGCCGATATTTCCCATATCTCAGGGCTTGTAGCTGCTGGACTCCATCCTTCCCCCTTTGATCATTGTGACGTTGTTACCTCCACAACACACAAGACTTTGAAAGGCCCAAGAGCCGGATTAATCTTTTTCAATACACAGAAAAATGCTGATATTAAGGCCAAAATCGATGGAGGTGTCTTTCCCATGATGCAAGGAGGGCCACACAACAATACAATTGCAGGCATTGCCACTCAGCTTAAGCAG GTCATGTCCCCAGAGTGGAAGGAATACGCTGCCACAATCATAAGGTGCGCAAAAAGGCTAGCCTCAGAGCTTACAAACATGGGATTTGACATACTAACCGGGGGCACGGACAATCATACAGTGATACTTAGTCTCAGGAAATATGGCTTAACCGGATCTAAGGGTCAAACAATTTGTGATTCGGTCAATATAACACTGAGTAAAACAACAATCCCTGGGGACACTAGTCCGCATAACCCCTCGGGGGTGAGGTTGGGTACTGCAGCCTTGGTTAGCCGCGGCTGTAAGGAGGAAGATATGGTGACAGTGGCTGCATTTTTGAAGGAATCATTTGATTTGGCCAGAGATCTGCAGG ATAAATATGGAAAGATGTTGAAGGACTTCATCAAGGGGGTTGAGGAGAGCGATAAGGTTAAGGATCTAAGGGCCAGGGTGGAGGAATGGGCATTGAAATTCCCAACACCTGggatttga